A portion of the Chaetodon trifascialis isolate fChaTrf1 chromosome 7, fChaTrf1.hap1, whole genome shotgun sequence genome contains these proteins:
- the irx4a gene encoding iroquois-class homeodomain protein IRX-4a, producing the protein MSYPQFGYPYSSAPQFLMTTNSLTTCCESTGRSIADSGVAASGQTPVYCPVYESRLLATARHELSSAAALGVYGSPYTGGQGYGNYVTYGTDASAFYSLVSPSFDTKDATASAHAGITQATAYYPYDPTLGQYQYDRYGSMDGGTRRKNATRETTSTLKAWLQEHRKNPYPTKGEKIMLAIITKMTLTQVSTWFANARRRLKKENKMTWPPRNKGSEEKRYDEDEDGSQEEQIKSENNEDETRSRADKDLQLSDLDDFDTLESESSECELKHRYHMNTHMSTTSDCPDEHLIKDASLKISIPVSLGGEQDLSKSCLKTNPEDFQQDSRQQVKACYNQQQQQQQQQQQQQQQGHQILDGKPRIWSLAQTATSLNQTEYPSCMLRCQPPPSSLSPPPAATSPVTGLDNRQDSPVTTLRNWVDGVFHDPLFRHSTLSQALTNTTVSWTTNTKGAILEAERSSAALQQHHASSKDSAMTFPKSINKLFCS; encoded by the exons ATGTCATATCCACAATTTGGATATCCCTATTCGTCTGCTCCACAA TTCCTGATGACAACCAACTCTCTGACCACTTGCTGCGAGTCCACCGGCAGATCCATAGCCGACTCCGGAGTAGCGGCGTCCGGGCAGACACCAGTCTACTGCCCCGTGTACGAGAGCCGGCTGCTGGCCACGGCGAGGCATGAACTCAGCTCAGCCGCCGCGCTGGGCGTGTACGGGAGCCCCTACACCGGCGGTCAAGGCTATGGGAATTACGTTACATACGGCACGGACGCCTCGGCTTTCTACTCGCTGGTAAGCCCTTC ATTCGATACTAAAGATGCCACGGCTTCTGCGCATGCGGGAATAACGCAGGCAACAGCCTACTACCCCTATGATCCCACCCTGGGACAGTATCAGTATGACAG ATATGGTTCCATGGATGGGGGAACAAGGCGGAAGAACGCCACGCGTGAGACGACCAGCACGCTGAAGGCctggctgcaggagcacaggAAGAACCCCTATCCAACTAAAGGGGAGAAGATCATGCTGGCCATCATCACCAAGATGACCCTGACACAGGTCTCCACCTGGTTTGCAAACGCCAGGCGGAGGCTCAAGAAGGAGAACAAGATGACATGGCCGCCCAGAAACAAGGGctcagaggagaagagataTGACGAGGATGAGGATGGGTCTCAGGAGGAGCAGATAAAAAGCGAGAACAATGAGGATG AGACCAGAAGTCGGGCGGATAAAGACCTCCAGTTGAGCGATCTGGACGATTTCGACACGCTGGAGTCTGAGAGCTCGGAGTGTGAGCTGAAGCACCGATaccacatgaacacacacatgtcaACGACCAGCGATTGCCCCGACGAACACCTCATCAAGGACGCGTCTCTGAAAATCTCCATCCCCGTTTCTCTGGGAGGGGAGCAGGACTTGAGCAAAAGTTGCCTCAAAACGAACCCGGAGGATTTCCAAcaggacagcagacagcaggtgaaAGCATGCTataaccagcagcagcagcagcagcagcagcagcagcagcagcagcagcaagggcACCAGATATTAGACGGCAAACCTCGGATCTGGTCTTTGGCCCAAACTGCGACGTCCCTGAACCAGACTGAGTACCCGTCCTGTATGCTGAGGTGCCAGCCGCCGCCCTCCTCCCTCAGCCCACCCCCTGCCGCTACCTCACCCGTAACCGGCCTGGACAACAGGCAGGACTCGCCGGTCACGACCCTGAGAAACTGGGTGGACGGGGTTTTCCACGACCCCTTGTTCAGGCACAGCACTTTGAGCCAGGCTCTGACCAACACCACCGTCTCTTGGACCACGAACACCAAAGGCGCCATCCTGGAGGCTGAGAGGAGCTCGGCGGCCTTGCAGCAGCATCACGCCTCCTCCAAAGACAGTGCCATGACTTTCCCAAAAAGTATCAACAAACTGTTCTGCTCCTAA